The following proteins come from a genomic window of Streptomyces sp. NBC_01716:
- a CDS encoding methyltransferase, producing MDKAADIAATAALLQIGAELGVDQTLDAGDVFGIDELARHTDLPTPGLKQYLTALVAAGLVVETGAAGHYRPADDYADRRYEAGYVSWSVGANYPFIEHARSFLADRDGAGRVHSRDGRRVAVSSRWVGERGFYQGVYEHVRASGARRITDLGAGAGRLLIKLLLEDPARTGVALDISGAACAAAKEAAVRAGVEDRLEVTERPIESLMDDISPVDGADAVQACFVMHDVVEDDTVFRKVLAGCREGLAPDGFMAVVDAVSYAPGRERKFSALFTYLHANFMDIRLPAEHEWLRKFDAAGFSSVTCVPQPMPGSRLFIAAK from the coding sequence TTGGACAAAGCCGCCGACATCGCGGCTACCGCGGCTCTGCTCCAGATCGGCGCCGAGCTGGGCGTGGACCAGACGCTCGACGCCGGTGACGTGTTCGGCATCGATGAACTCGCCCGGCACACCGACCTGCCGACGCCCGGCCTCAAGCAGTATCTGACCGCACTGGTGGCGGCCGGCCTGGTCGTGGAGACGGGCGCCGCGGGGCACTACCGGCCTGCGGACGACTACGCGGACCGACGGTACGAGGCAGGGTATGTGTCCTGGTCGGTCGGTGCGAACTATCCGTTCATCGAGCACGCCCGGTCGTTCCTGGCGGACCGGGACGGAGCCGGACGGGTGCATTCCCGTGACGGCCGAAGGGTCGCGGTCAGCTCCCGCTGGGTGGGTGAACGGGGCTTCTATCAGGGGGTGTACGAGCATGTCCGGGCCTCAGGCGCGCGTCGAATCACCGACCTCGGCGCCGGGGCGGGGCGCCTGCTGATCAAACTCCTGCTGGAGGATCCTGCTCGCACCGGTGTCGCCCTCGACATCAGCGGAGCGGCCTGCGCCGCGGCCAAGGAGGCCGCTGTGCGGGCGGGTGTGGAGGACCGGCTGGAGGTCACCGAGCGCCCCATCGAGTCGCTCATGGACGACATCTCCCCGGTGGACGGGGCCGACGCCGTCCAGGCGTGCTTTGTCATGCACGATGTCGTCGAGGACGACACGGTGTTCCGCAAGGTACTGGCCGGCTGCCGCGAAGGGCTGGCGCCCGACGGCTTCATGGCCGTCGTGGACGCGGTCTCCTACGCACCGGGCAGGGAGCGGAAGTTCAGCGCGCTGTTCACGTACCTTCACGCCAACTTCATGGACATCCGACTGCCCGCGGAGCACGAGTGGCTGCGGAAGTTCGACGCCGCGGGGTTCTCGTCGGTGACGTGTGTGCCGCAGCCCATGCCCGGCAGCCGTCTGTTCATCGCGGCCAAGTAG
- a CDS encoding acetylating acetaldehyde dehydrogenase, which yields MNQRGRLSAAVIGAGLIGVDLATKISRSDRLGLGLVVGRDESTPGLRRLAREGLPVAANGIRSLIENDTPFDVVFDATNALAHPEHAKLLSPFSALLVDLTPSQVGRMVIPTVNGLDALSHRNVNMVSCGGQAAIPVLHALARHHSIEYAEVVTTAASPSIGRSTRLNLDEYIETTQDAVREFSGIQDVKVMVNLSPARPPVTFRVAISLLGKELSPESVRAAVDSTAREMRAFVGGYTVTACTVKDGKALIAVEVDASGDRIPRYAGNLDIINSAALDVAERYAAVQLSSAYAETS from the coding sequence ATGAACCAGAGAGGACGGCTGTCCGCCGCGGTGATCGGTGCCGGACTGATCGGCGTTGATCTCGCGACCAAGATCTCACGCTCGGACCGACTCGGCCTGGGGTTGGTCGTGGGCCGTGACGAGAGCACCCCGGGCCTGAGGCGCCTGGCCAGGGAGGGCCTGCCGGTCGCGGCGAACGGCATCCGCTCCCTGATCGAGAACGACACACCGTTCGACGTGGTGTTCGACGCCACCAATGCGCTGGCGCACCCCGAGCACGCGAAGCTGCTGAGCCCGTTCAGCGCTCTGCTGGTCGACCTGACTCCGAGTCAGGTCGGGCGAATGGTGATTCCGACCGTCAACGGGCTGGACGCGCTGTCCCACCGGAACGTGAACATGGTCAGCTGCGGCGGACAGGCCGCGATTCCGGTGCTGCACGCCCTCGCGCGCCACCACTCGATCGAGTACGCGGAGGTGGTGACCACCGCCGCCAGCCCGAGCATCGGCCGCTCCACCCGGCTGAACCTCGACGAGTACATCGAGACCACCCAGGACGCGGTCCGGGAGTTCAGCGGGATCCAGGACGTCAAGGTGATGGTCAACCTGAGCCCGGCTCGGCCTCCCGTGACTTTTCGGGTCGCCATTTCCCTGCTGGGGAAGGAGTTGTCGCCGGAATCGGTCCGCGCCGCGGTGGATTCGACGGCGCGGGAGATGCGCGCCTTCGTAGGCGGCTACACCGTGACCGCCTGCACCGTCAAAGACGGCAAGGCACTCATCGCTGTCGAGGTCGACGCCTCCGGCGACCGGATCCCGCGTTACGCGGGCAACCTCGACATCATCAACTCCGCCGCACTGGATGTCGCCGAACGGTACGCGGCCGTCCAGTTGTCCAGCGCGTACGCGGAGACGTCATGA
- a CDS encoding beta-ketoacyl-ACP synthase III, whose amino-acid sequence MHAAVIGLGTHLPPRLVTNEELAARLDTSDEWITSRTGIRTRHWAEPGTATGDLATEAGLRALKSAGTAPGDIDVVVLATTTPDHPCPATAPDVASRLGLGPVPAYDIAAVCSGFLYALAIGQSQIVAQQARTVLVIGAETYSTILNPDDRTTGVIFGDGAGAVVLAAREDTDRPGALLGAHLGSDGAHKDLIRIPAGGSRYPITADMPEADRYFTMEGPAVFRQAVVRMGESATTLLHRVGWAADEVDHLVGHQANARILTALAGQLDIPVERTVVNIDRVGNTSAASIPLALAHAARHGRLAPGDRILMTAFGGGLTWGSVALTWPDITPL is encoded by the coding sequence ATGCACGCCGCAGTGATCGGACTGGGCACCCATCTCCCTCCACGCCTGGTCACCAACGAGGAGCTCGCCGCCCGGCTCGACACCAGCGACGAGTGGATCACTTCCCGCACCGGTATCCGTACCCGGCACTGGGCCGAGCCCGGCACAGCCACGGGCGATCTCGCCACCGAGGCCGGCCTGCGCGCGCTGAAGTCCGCCGGTACAGCCCCCGGCGACATTGATGTCGTGGTGCTGGCGACGACCACGCCAGATCACCCGTGCCCCGCCACCGCCCCCGACGTCGCCTCACGCCTCGGACTCGGACCGGTACCCGCCTACGACATCGCGGCCGTGTGTTCCGGCTTCCTCTACGCCCTGGCCATCGGCCAGTCTCAGATCGTCGCCCAACAGGCGCGCACGGTGCTGGTCATCGGTGCCGAGACCTACTCGACCATCCTCAACCCCGACGACCGCACCACCGGCGTCATCTTCGGCGATGGTGCCGGCGCTGTCGTCCTCGCTGCCCGGGAGGACACCGACCGACCCGGTGCCCTGCTGGGTGCCCACCTCGGTTCCGACGGTGCGCACAAGGACCTCATCCGCATCCCCGCCGGTGGCTCCCGGTACCCCATCACCGCAGACATGCCCGAGGCCGACCGTTACTTCACCATGGAAGGACCAGCGGTCTTCCGGCAGGCCGTCGTCCGCATGGGCGAATCCGCCACCACCCTTCTCCACCGGGTCGGCTGGGCGGCCGACGAGGTCGACCACCTTGTCGGACACCAGGCCAACGCCCGCATCCTCACGGCGCTGGCCGGACAGCTGGACATTCCCGTCGAACGCACCGTCGTCAACATCGACCGGGTCGGCAACACGTCTGCGGCATCCATCCCCCTCGCCCTCGCCCACGCCGCCCGGCATGGCCGGCTCGCCCCCGGCGACCGCATCCTCATGACCGCCTTCGGCGGCGGACTGACCTGGGGCTCCGTGGCCCTTACCTGGCCCGACATCACGCCGCTGTGA
- a CDS encoding acyl carrier protein, giving the protein MSTSATSLEHEILDHLIEHFEVPADSTTETGFEGLGFDSLATVELSLTLEKMYAVELDDIALKEAGSAAGIAALLRSKGVTGVVAA; this is encoded by the coding sequence ATGAGCACGAGCGCCACATCGCTGGAGCACGAGATCCTCGACCACCTCATCGAGCATTTCGAGGTCCCGGCCGACTCCACCACGGAGACCGGCTTCGAGGGTCTCGGATTCGACTCTCTGGCCACCGTCGAACTGAGTCTCACGCTAGAGAAGATGTACGCAGTTGAACTCGACGACATCGCACTCAAGGAGGCCGGCAGCGCCGCGGGAATCGCGGCGCTCCTGCGGTCCAAGGGTGTTACCGGGGTCGTTGCCGCCTGA
- a CDS encoding DUF6223 family protein, with amino-acid sequence MSASAALMVAAEGGIIGDGRTGANLALAVGLLGLVIGWLAPVRAGGRIGIGNTRTVGRSAIVVGMVGVVLAVLHVATSSGGPGTGNGLVGAIVAVPLGLGGVFLGYRALTRSRGSGRPIE; translated from the coding sequence ATGAGTGCTTCAGCTGCGCTGATGGTGGCCGCGGAGGGCGGGATCATCGGCGACGGGCGGACCGGGGCCAACCTGGCCCTCGCGGTGGGGCTGCTCGGCCTGGTGATCGGCTGGCTGGCCCCGGTCCGCGCCGGCGGCCGGATCGGCATCGGCAACACTCGCACCGTCGGCAGGTCGGCCATCGTGGTGGGGATGGTCGGCGTGGTCCTCGCGGTGCTGCACGTGGCCACCTCCAGTGGCGGCCCCGGTACCGGCAACGGGCTCGTCGGCGCCATCGTGGCCGTCCCTCTGGGGCTGGGCGGCGTGTTCCTCGGGTACCGGGCGCTGACCCGCTCTCGCGGCTCCGGCCGGCCGATCGAATGA
- a CDS encoding AfsR/SARP family transcriptional regulator has product MSVRFEVLGPLRAYQYDRPVGLGSVKQRLLLATLLAKADELVTSEQLIDVLWRHEPPASAASNLRSYARGLRTVLRSDSWDGLPPARGGYILRLLPGQLDLEVFDRATTRAKAAAAAGDSVVAKAEWTRALSLRRGSPLSGLPHHSPLAEWVARIEERYLAAEEDYGELLLGTENWMDAVQRMRQLLDRAPLRERAWCQLLTGLYEMGNTTEALAAFRQARKIFATETGLEPGPQLTQLHDNILNRRPLAARREKSRPTERRQKHPHTLVIPRQLPPLTHAFVGRREEIAQLDARLAPSPQGAELTAITVVCGMAGVGKTTLAVRWAHQTSNSFPDGQLYVNLRGYDKDSKLAPFDVLRDFLDALGVAQTRIPATLEGRTALFRSLLATRRILLLLDNAGDAEQVRPLLPGAGRITVVVTSRDQLHGLIVSEGAHALPLAALSRDESREMLRLRLGEKRTSGDRESLDAIATTTGGLPLALSVVAARLASDPDVSLESVAANLRRSQNRLDALAVGDVRGSFWWSYRSLSLDAARVFRLLGLHPGPEIGEEAVSALVGSPIHVVRQNMRELTRLHLLDEIRPGRYTAHDLLWGYAVELLRSSEAHDSQRAARDRMYDFYLHRSHSAAVCLQPQWLTFTPHPPVSPGSYAPPSDQAEALAWFGTELDVLTRLVRQGTEGGYGMHAWQLAWALTAFLAPKGLWQLQFTVQRLALSAAEQSESMTGQATAHRLLGRAMTRLGMFAEAEDHLKHAQLRYEQARDMRGTAQALHNRTEVSFVTGDRQAALVHARKALRLHRLAGHAPGEARTLNAIGWVSAVIGNYAQAVDSCEKALKIQRQINDVNGQAATLDTLGYAFHGLGRWDEAVHSYRQSVALFRDSADRYHEAETRVRLGETLEEMGEVLAAVAEWLVAAEIFDELQDPAADDVRRHLARVDGASSEPGQHFGVLR; this is encoded by the coding sequence ATGTCTGTTCGGTTTGAGGTACTTGGACCCCTTAGGGCGTACCAGTACGACCGCCCGGTCGGCCTCGGATCGGTCAAACAACGTCTTCTGCTTGCCACCCTGCTCGCCAAGGCAGACGAACTGGTCACCTCGGAACAACTGATCGACGTGCTGTGGAGGCACGAGCCTCCGGCGTCAGCCGCGTCAAACCTGCGGTCCTACGCCCGTGGGTTGCGGACGGTGCTGCGCAGCGACTCCTGGGACGGTCTGCCTCCCGCTCGCGGCGGCTACATCTTGCGTCTGCTGCCGGGCCAACTCGATCTGGAAGTATTCGACAGGGCCACCACTCGGGCCAAAGCAGCGGCCGCCGCCGGTGACTCGGTCGTCGCCAAGGCCGAATGGACTCGTGCACTCAGCTTGCGGCGCGGAAGCCCTCTGTCCGGCTTGCCTCACCATTCACCGTTGGCCGAGTGGGTCGCTCGTATCGAGGAAAGATATCTCGCCGCCGAGGAGGACTACGGCGAACTACTCCTCGGCACCGAAAACTGGATGGACGCGGTTCAGCGAATGCGTCAGCTGCTCGACCGAGCTCCCCTCAGAGAACGAGCCTGGTGCCAGTTGCTCACAGGACTCTACGAGATGGGCAACACGACCGAGGCTCTGGCTGCTTTCCGCCAGGCCCGCAAGATATTCGCGACGGAGACCGGACTCGAACCCGGTCCCCAGCTGACGCAGTTGCACGACAACATCCTGAACCGACGCCCGCTCGCCGCGAGACGGGAGAAGAGCCGACCCACCGAGCGTCGGCAGAAGCATCCTCATACGCTTGTGATACCCCGTCAGCTCCCGCCGCTCACACATGCTTTCGTCGGGCGCAGGGAGGAGATCGCGCAGCTCGACGCGAGGCTCGCCCCTTCGCCACAAGGCGCCGAACTGACAGCGATCACCGTGGTGTGCGGAATGGCCGGCGTCGGCAAGACGACCTTGGCTGTGCGGTGGGCGCACCAGACGTCCAATTCCTTCCCCGACGGCCAGCTCTATGTGAATCTGCGCGGCTACGACAAGGACTCCAAGCTGGCGCCCTTCGATGTTCTCAGAGATTTTCTGGACGCACTCGGTGTGGCACAGACCAGGATCCCCGCCACGCTGGAGGGGCGCACCGCTCTGTTCCGGAGTCTGCTGGCGACCCGACGGATTCTGCTGCTCCTTGACAACGCCGGTGACGCCGAGCAGGTTCGGCCCCTTCTACCCGGCGCCGGACGCATCACCGTGGTGGTGACCAGTCGCGACCAGTTGCACGGTTTGATCGTTTCGGAAGGCGCCCATGCCCTTCCTTTAGCGGCCCTGTCCCGGGACGAGTCCCGGGAAATGCTGCGACTCCGACTCGGCGAGAAGCGAACCTCCGGTGATCGGGAATCGCTGGACGCCATCGCCACGACGACCGGCGGACTTCCCCTGGCACTGTCCGTGGTGGCCGCGCGTCTGGCCAGTGACCCCGATGTCTCGCTGGAGAGCGTTGCCGCGAACCTTCGACGGAGCCAGAACCGCCTCGACGCCTTGGCCGTCGGTGACGTGCGGGGCTCCTTCTGGTGGTCCTACCGAAGCCTGTCGCTCGATGCCGCCCGTGTTTTCCGGCTGCTTGGGCTGCACCCGGGTCCGGAGATCGGTGAGGAGGCCGTCTCTGCTCTCGTCGGCAGTCCCATTCATGTGGTCAGGCAGAATATGCGCGAGCTGACAAGGCTTCACCTGCTGGACGAGATCCGTCCGGGCCGGTACACCGCCCATGACTTGCTGTGGGGCTACGCGGTCGAACTGCTGCGGTCCTCCGAAGCACACGACAGCCAACGAGCCGCTCGCGACCGGATGTACGACTTCTACCTTCACCGCTCCCACTCGGCCGCCGTGTGCCTGCAACCTCAGTGGCTGACTTTCACCCCTCATCCGCCGGTGAGCCCCGGCTCCTACGCGCCACCGAGTGACCAGGCCGAGGCGCTGGCCTGGTTCGGAACAGAGTTGGATGTACTCACCCGGCTGGTCCGCCAGGGGACGGAGGGCGGTTACGGAATGCACGCCTGGCAGTTGGCCTGGGCACTCACCGCCTTTCTTGCCCCCAAGGGTCTGTGGCAGCTCCAATTCACCGTCCAGCGTCTGGCGCTCTCCGCCGCTGAGCAGAGCGAGTCCATGACCGGGCAGGCGACGGCCCACCGGCTGCTGGGCCGGGCGATGACCCGCCTGGGCATGTTCGCGGAGGCCGAGGACCATCTCAAACATGCCCAACTCAGATATGAGCAGGCTCGTGATATGCGAGGAACAGCACAGGCCTTGCACAACAGAACCGAAGTATCCTTCGTCACCGGAGACCGGCAGGCGGCTCTCGTCCACGCGAGGAAAGCGCTGCGGCTCCATCGGCTCGCGGGTCACGCCCCTGGTGAGGCACGGACACTCAACGCGATCGGCTGGGTCTCGGCCGTGATCGGCAACTACGCGCAGGCCGTGGACAGTTGTGAGAAGGCTCTGAAGATCCAAAGGCAGATCAACGATGTCAACGGCCAGGCCGCCACGCTCGACACCCTGGGTTACGCCTTTCATGGCCTGGGCCGCTGGGATGAGGCGGTTCACAGTTATCGGCAGTCGGTGGCTCTTTTCCGTGATTCCGCGGACCGCTATCACGAGGCGGAGACTCGCGTCCGCCTTGGGGAGACCCTCGAAGAGATGGGGGAGGTCCTCGCCGCGGTGGCGGAGTGGCTGGTCGCCGCTGAGATCTTCGACGAGTTGCAGGACCCCGCCGCCGACGACGTACGACGTCATCTCGCCCGGGTCGACGGCGCCTCCTCGGAGCCGGGTCAGCACTTCGGTGTTCTCCGCTGA
- the hisC gene encoding histidinol-phosphate transaminase: MPRNTAPGPRLRAVLDSIPGYRPTEGVYAAIPARPLSANESPRDPLPGLVAAIAAAGATVNRYPDPECAELTREIARRHGVDADRVLVGAGSVSLLQALIQAVAEPGAEVVHPWRSFELYPVLAEVAGVRSVPVPLIRGHNDLPALADRITEATRLVLVCNPNNPTGTVLGLPELKEFLARVPATCLVVIDEAYFEYVRDEAACSGIALLDTHPNLVVTRTFSKAYGLAGLRIGYLLGAPHSVGQLRKVLLAYSVSTVAQQAALAALRLEDELLRHVDATVAERTRMRDTLLAAGFDVPDSQGNFLWLPLGDASAAFGDLCTSAGIAVRTYAHEGVRVSVGSAQDNDAFLTMATRERSTACTPQ; the protein is encoded by the coding sequence ATGCCTAGGAATACCGCGCCCGGCCCCAGACTCCGCGCCGTCCTCGATTCGATACCCGGCTACCGGCCCACCGAGGGCGTCTACGCCGCGATACCCGCTCGTCCCCTGTCGGCCAACGAATCCCCGCGCGATCCCCTGCCCGGTCTGGTCGCTGCGATCGCCGCGGCGGGCGCCACGGTCAACCGCTATCCCGACCCCGAGTGTGCCGAACTCACCCGGGAGATCGCCCGTCGGCATGGCGTCGATGCCGATCGGGTACTCGTCGGTGCCGGATCCGTCTCCCTGCTGCAAGCTCTCATTCAGGCCGTCGCGGAGCCCGGTGCCGAAGTCGTCCATCCCTGGCGCTCCTTCGAGCTCTATCCCGTCCTCGCCGAAGTCGCCGGAGTCCGGTCGGTACCGGTTCCGCTGATCAGAGGCCACAACGACCTGCCCGCCCTGGCCGATCGAATCACCGAGGCCACCCGGCTCGTCCTGGTCTGCAACCCCAACAACCCCACCGGCACTGTCCTCGGCCTGCCGGAACTCAAGGAGTTCCTGGCCCGAGTACCGGCGACCTGCCTGGTGGTCATCGACGAGGCGTACTTCGAATACGTCCGTGACGAGGCCGCGTGCAGCGGCATCGCTCTGCTCGACACCCACCCCAACCTTGTGGTGACCCGCACCTTCTCCAAAGCCTACGGACTTGCCGGTCTTCGCATCGGCTACCTCCTTGGCGCCCCGCACAGCGTCGGGCAGCTGCGCAAGGTACTCCTCGCCTACTCCGTGAGCACCGTCGCCCAGCAGGCGGCGCTCGCCGCACTCCGGCTGGAGGACGAACTCCTGCGGCACGTCGACGCGACAGTCGCGGAACGCACCCGGATGCGAGACACCCTGCTGGCCGCGGGATTCGACGTACCTGACAGTCAGGGAAATTTCCTGTGGCTGCCCCTCGGCGACGCGTCGGCCGCGTTCGGTGACCTGTGCACCTCCGCGGGAATCGCCGTGCGGACCTATGCCCACGAGGGCGTACGGGTATCGGTCGGCTCGGCCCAGGACAACGACGCGTTCCTCACCATGGCCACGCGTGAGAGGAGCACAGCATGCACGCCGCAGTGA
- the dmpG gene encoding 4-hydroxy-2-oxovalerate aldolase yields MSHVLIHDPTLRDGHHAVRHQLEAAQLRAYAAAADAAGIPVVEVGHGNGLGASSLQVGRARLSDDEMLSVVREALTHSRMGVFMLPGWGRAQDLDKAIAHGVDVVRIGTHCTEADLAERHLGHLSERGVEAHGVLLMSHMAGPEKLAEQCARLVEFGARGVGILDSSGHFLPADVTARVAAIRAAVDVPVMFHGHNNLGMAVANSVAAVEAGAEIIDACARGFGAGAGNTQLEVVVPVLERLGHTTGIDLYRLLDATDFAGRELMKAPPSIDSVGVVSGLSGVFSGFKTRVLEISGREGVDPRDVFFELGRRQAVAGQEDLIVDVAAALRSAARDQERHA; encoded by the coding sequence ATGAGCCATGTGCTGATTCACGATCCGACGCTGCGGGACGGCCACCACGCCGTCCGCCATCAACTTGAGGCGGCGCAACTGCGTGCCTACGCGGCCGCGGCGGACGCGGCGGGGATACCCGTGGTCGAGGTGGGACATGGCAACGGTCTGGGCGCCTCGTCACTCCAAGTGGGACGGGCACGGCTCAGTGACGACGAGATGCTGTCGGTGGTCAGGGAGGCCCTGACACACAGTCGGATGGGTGTGTTCATGCTGCCCGGCTGGGGGCGCGCCCAGGACTTGGACAAGGCGATCGCCCACGGTGTCGACGTGGTGCGGATCGGCACCCACTGCACCGAGGCCGATCTCGCCGAACGGCACCTGGGTCACCTCAGCGAGCGGGGTGTCGAGGCCCACGGTGTGCTCCTGATGAGCCACATGGCCGGTCCCGAGAAACTGGCCGAGCAGTGCGCGCGACTGGTGGAGTTCGGGGCGCGTGGGGTGGGGATCCTGGATTCCTCCGGCCACTTCCTTCCCGCCGACGTCACCGCGCGCGTCGCCGCGATCCGGGCGGCGGTCGATGTGCCGGTGATGTTCCACGGGCACAACAACCTCGGTATGGCGGTGGCGAATTCGGTGGCGGCCGTGGAAGCGGGCGCGGAGATCATCGACGCTTGTGCGCGCGGGTTCGGCGCGGGCGCCGGCAATACGCAACTTGAGGTGGTGGTGCCGGTCCTGGAGAGGCTGGGACACACCACCGGCATCGACCTGTACCGGCTGCTGGACGCCACCGACTTCGCCGGGCGCGAGCTGATGAAGGCTCCTCCGAGCATCGACTCCGTGGGTGTCGTCAGCGGTCTGTCGGGGGTGTTCTCCGGGTTCAAGACCCGAGTGCTGGAGATCTCCGGACGGGAGGGCGTCGACCCACGCGACGTCTTCTTCGAGCTGGGCCGCCGTCAGGCGGTGGCCGGGCAGGAGGACCTGATCGTGGACGTGGCGGCTGCTCTGCGGTCCGCCGCACGAGACCAGGAGCGGCATGCCTAG
- a CDS encoding helix-turn-helix domain-containing protein, which translates to MSPVLDTAFIAPRDREEVVRNAVWESMVAVDIDHGPPAEDISVRIGLGSAGPIRICWARATAVTLRRTERLAREDEEPAVTLGVQMAGSSVVVQNGREALLGPGDCAVYELIAPYSLLYDEGVDHRFIRFPRAALALPDGLLRDITAVPLGSDNPVARLAFSYFSQLAVTGELLQGADADAVVAPSVELLRAVLTTQHGNSTLAKGPLEATLTRRVTHYIREHLAEPDLSAARIAAAHGISVRHLYAVLSRSGISLGDWIRTRRLAECRRELAGPNGRLRTIAATGRKWGFANASHFSKIFKQTYGISPRAWCDQNHPHAST; encoded by the coding sequence ATGAGTCCGGTTCTGGACACCGCGTTCATAGCGCCGCGGGACCGGGAGGAAGTGGTCCGGAACGCGGTGTGGGAGTCCATGGTGGCGGTCGATATCGACCACGGTCCGCCGGCTGAGGACATATCCGTACGTATCGGGCTCGGTTCCGCCGGGCCGATCAGGATCTGCTGGGCGCGGGCGACGGCGGTCACCCTCCGCCGGACGGAGCGCCTGGCACGGGAGGACGAGGAGCCGGCCGTCACCCTGGGTGTTCAGATGGCGGGCAGCAGCGTGGTGGTGCAGAACGGTCGCGAGGCGCTGCTGGGGCCGGGGGACTGCGCGGTCTACGAGTTGATCGCTCCCTACTCGCTTCTCTACGACGAGGGAGTCGACCACCGCTTCATCCGTTTCCCCCGCGCGGCACTCGCGCTCCCCGACGGGTTGCTGCGAGACATCACCGCGGTCCCCCTGGGATCCGACAACCCCGTAGCGCGCCTCGCCTTCAGCTACTTCTCCCAACTGGCCGTCACCGGCGAATTGCTCCAAGGTGCGGACGCCGATGCCGTCGTGGCACCCAGCGTCGAACTCCTTCGCGCCGTGCTGACGACTCAGCACGGCAACTCCACCCTGGCCAAAGGGCCGTTGGAGGCGACGCTCACCCGGCGGGTCACTCACTACATCCGGGAGCACCTGGCCGAGCCCGATCTGTCGGCCGCACGGATAGCCGCCGCCCACGGCATCTCCGTACGCCACCTCTACGCCGTGCTGTCCCGCTCGGGCATCAGCCTCGGAGACTGGATCCGTACCCGCCGCCTGGCCGAATGCAGACGCGAACTCGCCGGCCCCAACGGGCGGCTGCGGACCATCGCGGCCACAGGACGCAAGTGGGGCTTCGCGAACGCCTCACACTTCAGCAAGATCTTCAAGCAGACCTACGGAATCTCACCCCGAGCCTGGTGCGACCAGAACCACCCCCACGCCTCCACCTGA
- a CDS encoding 2-keto-4-pentenoate hydratase, giving the protein MTVSATRFMYQELAAQLWASTQERKPVEPLSARHPELTLADAYEVQRELRAMEVADGAELVGYKIGVTSEVMQKAFAIDHPDFGHLTDRMLLPDGACLDAARFIAPKVEAEIAFRVGEDLRGGSVTAADVLDATIAVHPVLEVLDSRIADWRIKLVDTVADNTSSAMVVVGPEVPFGPAGRVDLAAEHLIFQTGERTQTAYGSAVMGHPAESVAFLARILDTFGEGIGAGDLVLAGSWAEAVDLVPGLAVEASFASLGSVSLTVGESAGGRAGEKAAGA; this is encoded by the coding sequence ATGACGGTGTCGGCCACACGTTTCATGTACCAGGAACTCGCGGCACAGTTGTGGGCCTCCACCCAGGAGCGCAAGCCGGTGGAGCCGCTCTCGGCACGCCACCCGGAACTGACCCTCGCGGACGCTTACGAGGTGCAGCGTGAACTGCGCGCCATGGAAGTCGCCGACGGCGCGGAGCTGGTCGGGTACAAGATCGGTGTCACGAGTGAGGTGATGCAGAAGGCGTTCGCGATCGATCACCCGGACTTCGGTCATCTGACAGACCGGATGCTGCTTCCGGACGGGGCGTGTCTGGACGCGGCGCGGTTCATCGCCCCCAAGGTCGAGGCGGAGATCGCGTTCCGGGTAGGGGAAGATCTGAGGGGCGGTTCGGTGACCGCGGCCGACGTCCTGGACGCGACCATCGCGGTCCATCCGGTGCTTGAGGTGCTGGACAGCCGGATCGCCGACTGGCGGATCAAGCTGGTGGACACGGTTGCCGACAACACGTCCTCCGCGATGGTCGTGGTCGGTCCCGAGGTGCCTTTCGGCCCCGCCGGCAGGGTCGATTTGGCAGCCGAGCACCTGATCTTCCAAACGGGGGAGCGGACGCAGACGGCGTACGGCTCGGCGGTGATGGGACATCCGGCCGAATCCGTGGCCTTCCTGGCGCGGATCCTCGACACCTTCGGCGAGGGGATCGGGGCAGGCGACCTGGTGCTCGCGGGTTCCTGGGCCGAGGCTGTCGACCTGGTGCCCGGCCTCGCGGTCGAGGCGTCCTTCGCGTCCCTGGGCTCGGTGTCGCTCACTGTAGGGGAATCGGCCGGCGGTCGCGCCGGAGAGAAGGCGGCAGGGGCATGA